One Thalassospira marina DNA window includes the following coding sequences:
- a CDS encoding TAXI family TRAP transporter solute-binding subunit produces MTSIRAKSVLAGAMAVALSFGTMSMAKADEFINVLTGGTSGVYYPLGAALANVYGEKIDGARTQVQSTKASVENLNLLQAGRGEIGFALGDSVKLAWEGNEEVGFKKPLDKLRGIAAIYPNYIQIVASKESGIKSLADLKGKSVSVGAPKSGTELNARKIFEAAGMSYEDLGKVEYLPFAESVELMKNRQLDATLQSAGLGVASLKDLSSSMEVTIVSVPADVAEKLGAPYVAGNIPAGTYEGQADDVPTVAIVNFLVSHSGVSDETAYQMTKQLFENLPTLEAAHNAAKAIKLENAIKGMPLPLHPGAERYYKEKGIM; encoded by the coding sequence ATGACATCCATTCGTGCGAAATCCGTACTTGCAGGCGCAATGGCGGTAGCACTGAGCTTTGGCACCATGTCGATGGCCAAGGCTGACGAATTTATCAACGTTCTGACCGGCGGTACTTCGGGTGTGTATTACCCGTTGGGCGCGGCGCTTGCCAACGTATATGGCGAGAAAATCGACGGGGCACGCACCCAGGTGCAGTCCACCAAGGCATCGGTTGAAAACCTTAATCTGCTGCAGGCTGGCCGTGGGGAAATCGGCTTTGCACTGGGCGATTCGGTGAAACTGGCCTGGGAAGGCAACGAAGAAGTCGGCTTCAAAAAGCCGCTTGATAAACTGCGCGGCATTGCAGCGATTTACCCGAACTACATTCAGATCGTTGCTTCCAAGGAATCCGGCATCAAATCGCTGGCTGACCTGAAAGGCAAAAGCGTTTCCGTCGGTGCACCGAAATCCGGTACCGAACTCAACGCCCGCAAGATTTTTGAAGCTGCCGGCATGTCCTATGAGGACCTGGGCAAAGTCGAATATCTGCCGTTTGCTGAATCCGTTGAACTGATGAAAAACCGTCAGCTTGACGCAACCCTGCAGTCGGCTGGTCTTGGCGTTGCATCGCTGAAAGACCTGTCTTCTTCGATGGAAGTCACCATTGTTTCGGTTCCGGCTGACGTTGCCGAAAAGCTGGGCGCACCGTATGTTGCCGGTAACATCCCGGCTGGCACCTATGAAGGCCAGGCTGATGATGTCCCGACTGTTGCCATCGTCAACTTCCTGGTTTCGCATTCCGGTGTTTCGGACGAAACTGCCTATCAGATGACCAAACAGCTTTTCGAAAACCTGCCGACCCTTGAAGCTGCACACAATGCAGCAAAGGCAATCAAACTCGAAAACGCAATCAAAGGCATGCCGTTGCCGCTGCACCCGGGTGCAGAACGCTACTACAAAGAAAAAGGCATCATGTAA
- a CDS encoding response regulator transcription factor, translated as MSKIALVDDDRNILTSVSMALEEEGYEVSTYSDGSEALHALTKDEPDLAVLDIKMPRMDGLELLTHLRKKTQMPVIFLTSKDDEVDELTGLRLGADDYIKKPFSQRLLIERIRTLLRRSEIIRAGGVRPTGSDDVIQRGDLVLDPSRHMCSWKGQHVNLTVTEFLLIQALAKHPGHVKNRDQLIDAAYGEHIYVDDRTIDSHIKRLRKKFRETDKEFKEIETLYGVGYRYRDTAAAVVAPGAVVSE; from the coding sequence GTGAGTAAAATAGCGCTTGTGGATGACGACCGGAATATTCTGACATCGGTTTCGATGGCCCTGGAAGAAGAAGGCTATGAAGTCAGCACTTATTCCGACGGGTCCGAAGCTCTGCACGCCCTGACAAAGGACGAGCCGGACCTGGCCGTTCTCGATATCAAGATGCCGCGCATGGACGGGCTGGAGCTTCTGACCCATTTGCGCAAAAAAACCCAGATGCCGGTTATTTTCCTGACCTCGAAAGATGACGAAGTCGATGAACTGACCGGTCTGCGTCTTGGTGCGGATGACTATATCAAAAAGCCGTTTTCACAGCGCCTGCTGATCGAACGTATTCGCACATTGCTGCGCCGTTCCGAAATTATCCGTGCCGGTGGCGTTCGCCCGACCGGGTCGGATGATGTGATCCAGCGCGGTGATCTGGTTCTGGACCCGTCGCGTCACATGTGTAGCTGGAAAGGCCAGCATGTGAACCTGACCGTGACCGAATTCCTGCTGATCCAGGCACTGGCAAAGCATCCCGGCCACGTCAAGAACCGCGACCAGCTGATTGATGCGGCCTATGGTGAACATATTTATGTCGATGACCGTACCATTGACAGCCACATCAAACGCCTGCGTAAAAAATTCCGCGAAACCGACAAGGAATTCAAGGAAATCGAAACGCTCTATGGTGTGGGCTATCGTTACCGCGACACGGCGGCGGCTGTTGTGGCCCCTGGCGCTGTTGTTTCGGAATAA
- a CDS encoding stimulus-sensing domain-containing protein has translation MSDKVATAPQQGGNQTEPRSGETRSVRLEERHGLFSPLTWRILAVNALALFVLVAGILYLGRYKQELIHSELEAMAVQAEMYAAALSTAAVGRGDDATERVKLETAREMVRRLVGITGARARLFGANGQLIADSRNIQSFGAGAVQAEELPAPGDDDELAEIMRNLTEGVLSLFEGDQPLPLYVDPPIASASDYPEVRAALAGYSRGVVRVDGRGRRVLSVSVPVQRFKQVLASIMLTKNGETIESALHAVRLDILKIFVFAFGITVLLSIYLAGVITRPLNRLARAAERVRRSKNRQFTIPDLSDRNDEIGDLSGTLRAMTETLWDRMDAIERFAADVAHEIKNPLTSLRSAVETATRLKDPERQRRLMEIIAEDVQRLDRLISDISDYSRMDAELSRAETEEVDLRILLQTLSELYNAGEGGPPVKVTAPENLVVPALESRLVQVFRNLISNALTFSPEHGEVRVRAWRDKNQAVITIEDDGPGIPAGKEEAIFNRFYTERPSSEKFGQHSGLGLSISQRIVSAHNGHLSASNRTVEGEVKGAVFTVRLPLETGSR, from the coding sequence ATGAGCGATAAAGTTGCTACGGCACCCCAGCAGGGAGGAAACCAGACCGAACCCCGCTCCGGCGAGACGCGCTCTGTGCGTCTTGAGGAACGGCACGGCCTGTTTTCTCCGCTGACATGGCGCATTCTTGCTGTGAATGCACTGGCCCTGTTTGTGCTGGTGGCAGGTATTCTGTATCTGGGCCGCTACAAACAGGAACTGATCCATTCCGAGCTTGAGGCCATGGCCGTTCAGGCGGAAATGTATGCGGCCGCCCTGTCAACTGCGGCTGTTGGCCGCGGTGATGATGCAACCGAACGCGTAAAGCTTGAAACCGCACGCGAAATGGTGCGTCGCCTGGTGGGGATCACCGGCGCGCGCGCCCGCCTGTTTGGTGCAAACGGGCAATTGATTGCCGATAGCCGCAATATCCAGTCATTTGGCGCCGGTGCGGTGCAGGCCGAAGAACTCCCTGCACCGGGCGATGATGACGAGCTGGCCGAAATCATGCGCAATCTGACCGAAGGGGTTTTGTCACTGTTTGAAGGTGACCAGCCCCTTCCGCTTTATGTGGACCCGCCGATTGCCAGCGCATCGGATTACCCCGAAGTCCGCGCAGCCCTTGCCGGTTATTCGCGCGGCGTGGTGCGGGTTGACGGGCGCGGCCGCAGGGTTCTGTCGGTATCGGTCCCTGTCCAGCGTTTCAAGCAGGTGCTGGCCTCGATCATGTTGACCAAAAATGGGGAAACGATCGAATCTGCTCTGCATGCGGTGCGGCTGGATATCCTGAAAATCTTTGTTTTTGCCTTTGGCATTACGGTTTTGCTGTCGATTTATCTCGCAGGGGTGATTACCCGGCCGCTTAACCGCCTTGCCCGTGCAGCCGAACGGGTGCGGCGCAGTAAAAACCGCCAGTTCACCATTCCCGACCTGTCAGATCGCAATGATGAAATCGGCGATCTTTCCGGCACGCTGCGCGCCATGACGGAAACCCTGTGGGACCGTATGGATGCGATTGAACGTTTTGCCGCTGACGTGGCACATGAAATTAAAAACCCGCTGACATCCCTGCGCAGTGCGGTGGAAACGGCAACCCGCCTGAAAGACCCCGAACGCCAGCGCCGGTTGATGGAAATCATCGCCGAGGACGTGCAGCGTCTGGACCGTCTGATCAGCGACATTTCCGATTATTCGCGCATGGATGCCGAACTGTCGCGCGCGGAAACCGAAGAAGTTGATTTGCGCATTTTGCTGCAAACCCTTTCCGAACTTTATAATGCCGGTGAAGGTGGCCCGCCTGTAAAGGTTACCGCGCCTGAAAACCTTGTGGTGCCAGCCCTTGAAAGCCGGCTGGTGCAGGTTTTCCGCAACCTGATTTCCAACGCCCTGACCTTCAGCCCCGAACATGGCGAAGTGCGCGTACGGGCGTGGCGCGATAAAAACCAGGCCGTTATCACCATCGAGGATGATGGGCCAGGTATCCCGGCAGGCAAGGAAGAAGCGATCTTTAACCGCTTTTATACCGAACGCCCCTCAAGCGAGAAATTTGGTCAGCATTCGGGCCTGGGCCTGTCGATTTCGCAGCGAATCGTTTCGGCCCATAACGGCCATCTCAGTGCATCAAATCGCACCGTCGAAGGCGAGGTCAAAGGGGCGGTCTTTACCGTTCGCCTGCCGCTTGAAACCGGCAGCCGCTAA
- a CDS encoding HPr kinase/phosphorylase, translating to MTQLHANCVAFDGQGILLRGPSGSGKSDLSLRLVSRGAQLVSDDRTDISLKDGLLLASAPQTLAGLIEIRGMGIVAGMAHCRHAEIRVIVDLVEPGTNDIIERMPDPATETLHGIDVPVWKVNAFETSAPEKIETALAVATGKMRIVS from the coding sequence ATGACACAGCTTCACGCAAATTGTGTCGCATTTGACGGGCAGGGCATTTTGCTGCGTGGTCCCTCAGGTAGCGGCAAATCGGACCTTTCCCTGCGCCTTGTTTCGCGCGGGGCACAGCTGGTTTCCGATGACCGCACCGATATTTCCTTAAAAGATGGCCTTTTGCTTGCCAGCGCCCCGCAAACCCTTGCCGGGCTGATCGAAATTCGTGGCATGGGTATTGTTGCGGGAATGGCGCATTGCCGCCATGCAGAAATTCGCGTGATTGTCGATCTGGTCGAACCCGGTACAAATGATATAATTGAACGAATGCCTGACCCTGCAACCGAAACCCTGCACGGGATTGATGTGCCGGTCTGGAAGGTCAACGCATTTGAAACCAGTGCACCTGAAAAGATTGAAACGGCCCTTGCCGTGGCAACCGGGAAGATGCGGATTGTATCATGA
- the rapZ gene encoding RNase adapter RapZ yields the protein MTDQPQRPVMPENDDSRFSPAPLPASGDNARLVLVTGVSGAGRTTSLKILEDFGYDAVDNLPLRLLPNLLSGDTELKVPVAIGLDIRTRDFGVDQFAEIIASLRAQPGLDLTVVFVDAESTVLQRRFTESRRPHPLTQDRPLVDAIAHEKRLMAPIAAMADMQIDTSRLKATELRKILQDQFASPSSGQMAIFVKSFSFRQGVPGEADLVFDVRFLRNPHYDPDLRNLTGMNPQVGAYIAQDRDFAGFMDRLKALIGPVLPRYAEEGKSYLTIAVGCTGGKHRSVYIARLLNDWISTLGYDVHLSHRDKPAEPDETKPGEMI from the coding sequence ATGACAGACCAGCCCCAAAGGCCCGTGATGCCCGAAAATGATGACAGCCGGTTTTCGCCAGCGCCCCTTCCCGCCAGCGGCGATAATGCCCGTCTGGTGCTGGTCACGGGGGTTTCCGGTGCCGGGCGCACCACCAGTTTGAAAATCCTCGAAGATTTCGGCTATGACGCGGTGGATAACCTGCCTTTGCGCCTGCTGCCCAACCTTTTAAGTGGCGATACCGAATTAAAGGTGCCCGTCGCCATTGGCCTTGATATTCGCACGCGCGATTTTGGCGTGGACCAGTTTGCCGAAATTATTGCGTCCCTGCGCGCGCAGCCGGGCCTGGATTTGACGGTGGTTTTTGTCGATGCCGAAAGCACGGTTTTGCAGCGCCGCTTTACCGAAAGCCGTCGCCCGCATCCGCTGACCCAGGACCGCCCACTGGTCGATGCCATTGCCCATGAAAAACGCCTCATGGCACCAATTGCCGCCATGGCCGATATGCAAATTGACACATCGCGCCTGAAGGCAACCGAACTTCGCAAAATTTTGCAGGACCAGTTCGCCAGCCCGTCATCCGGGCAAATGGCGATTTTCGTTAAAAGCTTTTCGTTCCGCCAGGGCGTTCCCGGCGAGGCAGATCTGGTTTTTGACGTGCGCTTTTTGCGCAATCCGCATTATGATCCCGATCTTCGCAATCTTACGGGCATGAACCCGCAGGTGGGTGCCTATATTGCGCAGGATCGTGATTTCGCCGGTTTTATGGACCGGTTAAAGGCCCTGATCGGGCCGGTACTGCCCCGCTATGCCGAAGAAGGCAAAAGCTATCTGACCATTGCGGTCGGTTGCACTGGCGGGAAACACAGGTCCGTGTATATTGCGCGCCTGCTTAATGACTGGATATCAACACTGGGATATGACGTTCATCTCAGTCATCGTGACAAACCGGCCGAGCCGGATGAAACCAAGCCGGGGGAAATGATTTGA
- a CDS encoding PTS sugar transporter subunit IIA produces the protein MIGMVLVTHGDLAREFVAALEHVVGAQDNIAAVCIGPDDDMEQRRADILAAVENVDTGKGVVLLTDMFGGTPSNLAISIMEQAHVEVIAGVNLPLLIKLASVRVEGTLAQAVNAAQDAGRKYINVASRLLSGEE, from the coding sequence ATGATCGGGATGGTGCTTGTCACCCACGGCGATCTCGCACGGGAATTTGTCGCTGCTTTGGAACATGTTGTTGGCGCGCAGGACAATATTGCCGCCGTGTGCATCGGGCCGGATGACGACATGGAACAGCGTCGTGCGGATATCCTTGCGGCTGTTGAAAATGTCGATACCGGCAAAGGCGTGGTGCTGCTGACAGACATGTTCGGTGGAACGCCGTCCAACCTGGCCATTTCCATTATGGAACAGGCCCATGTCGAGGTAATTGCCGGTGTGAACCTGCCATTGCTGATCAAGCTGGCATCCGTCCGGGTTGAGGGAACCCTGGCGCAGGCAGTCAATGCCGCGCAGGATGCAGGCCGCAAATATATCAATGTCGCTTCGCGTCTGCTAAGCGGTGAAGAATAA
- a CDS encoding HPr family phosphocarrier protein, protein MSQTEKRIVTIVNQRGLHARAAAKFVKLAGEFESRVMVRNRGTEVSGVSIMGLMMLAASTGTEIEIEATGSDCQQAIAALSELVEAKFHEE, encoded by the coding sequence ATGTCGCAAACTGAAAAGCGTATTGTCACCATCGTCAACCAGCGTGGTTTACACGCGCGGGCGGCGGCAAAGTTTGTTAAACTGGCTGGCGAATTTGAATCCCGCGTTATGGTGCGCAATCGCGGCACCGAGGTTTCGGGTGTGTCGATAATGGGGCTGATGATGCTTGCTGCATCAACCGGCACCGAAATTGAAATCGAGGCGACCGGCAGTGATTGCCAGCAGGCAATTGCCGCATTGAGTGAACTGGTTGAGGCCAAGTTCCACGAAGAATAA
- the ptsP gene encoding phosphoenolpyruvate--protein phosphotransferase, giving the protein MQVTPQDTDQSKDASVTGRRMIAGLGASGGIVIGRAFVLDRQYIHVIRQTIPADRIEQEVTTLHRGVDDSIEQLRRLKSQSGALEASASDELGFLLDAYIQMLTQSRLLRGAEDRIRQQKMNAVWAVSDVIDSIAQQFSGIKDRYIAARAADIREVGLRLMRCLMGETDRALDNAPRGAILIAEELSPADMARLQPGNVGAFVTAIGGAEGHTAIMARALGIPAVLGAADIIRGISGGDTVIVDGIRGEVILRPTDADLKLYGKRREDWLAARTKLLGLRSLPSETKDKVQVDLHANIELPVEVTTVLQNGASGIGLLRSEFMFMNKNYLPDEEEQYQELAGIVSQMNDLPVTIRTLDIGGEKLAVALQNEMGSGPNPALGLRGVRLSLRREDLLEAQLAAILRASLHGRVRVLVPMVVTVAEMVRVRQIYNRVADRLRANGHKIPKTLPPLGAMIEIPAAALSIDALARECEFFAIGTNDLTQYTLAIDRSDDQVAHSYDPLHPAILRLIHEVSKASLRNNVPLSVCGEMAGDPRYTPLFLGMGLRNLSMSPGSLLPVKQRVRRLDSRTSEYQTQQILDQWDPARIAVMLDDFNDLA; this is encoded by the coding sequence TTGCAAGTTACACCGCAGGACACGGACCAGAGCAAGGATGCCTCGGTAACCGGTCGGCGCATGATTGCCGGCCTGGGGGCATCTGGCGGCATCGTCATTGGCCGGGCCTTTGTTCTGGACCGTCAATATATCCATGTTATCCGTCAGACCATTCCGGCGGACCGCATTGAACAGGAAGTCACCACCCTGCATCGCGGGGTTGATGACAGCATCGAACAGCTTCGCCGCCTGAAATCGCAGTCAGGCGCGCTGGAGGCCTCTGCCTCCGACGAGCTGGGCTTCCTGCTTGATGCCTATATCCAGATGCTGACCCAGTCACGCCTGCTGCGCGGTGCCGAAGACCGTATTCGCCAGCAGAAAATGAATGCGGTATGGGCGGTCAGCGATGTTATTGACAGCATTGCCCAGCAATTTAGCGGCATCAAGGACCGCTATATTGCCGCGCGCGCCGCCGATATCCGCGAAGTTGGCCTGCGGCTGATGCGCTGCCTGATGGGCGAAACCGACCGGGCGCTGGATAATGCCCCGCGCGGCGCCATCCTGATTGCCGAAGAACTCAGCCCGGCTGATATGGCGCGTTTGCAACCCGGCAATGTCGGTGCCTTTGTGACGGCCATTGGCGGGGCCGAAGGGCACACAGCCATTATGGCGCGTGCGCTGGGTATCCCGGCTGTATTGGGGGCGGCTGATATCATCCGGGGTATTTCGGGTGGTGATACCGTCATTGTCGATGGCATTCGCGGCGAGGTCATTTTACGGCCCACCGATGCCGACCTGAAATTATATGGCAAACGCCGCGAAGACTGGCTTGCTGCACGGACCAAACTTTTGGGCCTGCGCAGCCTGCCATCGGAAACCAAGGACAAGGTGCAGGTGGACCTGCACGCCAATATCGAATTACCCGTCGAAGTCACGACCGTTTTGCAAAACGGGGCTTCGGGTATCGGCCTTTTGCGCAGCGAGTTCATGTTCATGAACAAGAACTACCTGCCCGATGAAGAAGAACAATATCAGGAACTGGCCGGCATCGTCAGCCAGATGAATGACCTGCCGGTAACAATCCGTACCCTTGATATTGGTGGGGAAAAGCTGGCTGTTGCCCTGCAAAATGAAATGGGAAGCGGCCCGAACCCTGCCCTTGGTTTGCGCGGTGTACGGCTGTCGCTGCGCCGTGAGGATTTGCTGGAAGCCCAACTGGCTGCCATTTTGCGTGCATCCCTGCATGGGCGGGTAAGGGTGCTGGTGCCCATGGTGGTGACTGTGGCCGAAATGGTGCGTGTGCGCCAGATATACAATCGCGTGGCAGATCGCCTGCGGGCCAATGGCCACAAAATTCCCAAAACCCTGCCGCCATTGGGTGCCATGATCGAAATTCCCGCTGCTGCACTTAGTATTGATGCGCTGGCGAGGGAATGCGAATTTTTTGCCATCGGCACCAACGATTTAACACAATATACCCTGGCCATTGACCGCAGTGATGACCAGGTTGCGCATTCCTATGACCCGTTGCATCCCGCGATTTTGCGCCTGATCCACGAGGTTTCTAAGGCATCGTTGCGCAATAATGTCCCGCTAAGTGTTTGTGGTGAAATGGCCGGTGATCCGCGCTATACGCCGCTATTTTTGGGAATGGGGCTGCGCAATCTGTCGATGTCGCCGGGCAGCCTGTTGCCAGTCAAGCAGCGGGTACGCCGCCTGGATAGCCGCACGTCGGAATATCAGACCCAGCAGATCCTGGATCAATGGGACCCGGCCCGCATTGCCGTGATGCTCGATGATTTCAACGACCTTGCCTGA
- a CDS encoding copper resistance protein B, with translation MPTKMNPISLSIGLASGFVVGLAALPALAMEGNLYYGVQIEQLEYRYGDENEQAAAWDGDAFIGTDELKLRWQSKGERDLRNDSFGTLENRLVLQTPITDFFDAKAGVRLDTPTGTDRWYGTVGISGLAPQWFEIDADIFVSETGDSSARLDIEYEALLTNRLILTPSFETNVAFSDDQEIGTGQGLSKVELGLRLSYDLIDRAVSPYIGISHERKFGNTANFARDDGGDRDATYFVIGTRLMY, from the coding sequence ATGCCAACAAAAATGAACCCGATTTCCCTTTCCATTGGTCTGGCATCAGGCTTTGTCGTTGGCCTGGCCGCATTGCCTGCACTGGCGATGGAAGGAAACCTTTATTACGGCGTGCAAATCGAACAGCTTGAATATCGTTATGGCGATGAAAACGAACAAGCTGCCGCATGGGACGGTGATGCCTTTATCGGCACGGATGAATTGAAGCTGCGCTGGCAAAGCAAAGGCGAACGCGACCTGCGCAATGACAGCTTTGGCACACTGGAAAACCGGCTGGTTTTGCAAACCCCGATCACGGACTTTTTCGATGCCAAGGCTGGTGTGCGGCTTGATACCCCGACAGGCACCGATCGCTGGTATGGCACTGTTGGTATCAGTGGCCTTGCGCCACAATGGTTTGAAATTGATGCTGATATTTTCGTCAGCGAAACCGGCGATAGCAGCGCAAGACTGGATATCGAATATGAAGCGCTGCTGACCAACCGCCTGATCCTGACACCGTCATTTGAAACCAATGTTGCCTTTTCAGATGACCAGGAAATTGGTACCGGACAGGGCCTTTCAAAGGTCGAACTTGGCCTGCGGCTAAGCTACGACCTGATTGATCGGGCCGTTTCGCCCTATATCGGCATCAGCCATGAACGCAAATTTGGCAATACCGCCAATTTTGCCCGCGATGATGGCGGCGATCGGGATGCCACCTATTTCGTTATCGGCACACGCCTAATGTATTGA
- a CDS encoding copper resistance system multicopper oxidase produces MKFKNAWGMLVAALAVAVLSLPAMAKPYDLSVDYVDIDTGKMKTTGIGYNGSSPGPTLRFREGEEAEIRVTNNLDETTSIHWHGLILPYQMDGVPGISFPGIEPGQSFTYRFPVQQNGTYWFHSHSGFQEPDGAYGSIIIEPKTRDPFRYDREYVVVLKDKHPHSGARIMRNLKMMPDYYNRQQRTLGTFIDDAARDGLSATLFNRKAWGSMRMMPTDIEDIQGFTGLINGKSPEQNWTGIFKPEERVRLRFINASAMTYFDVRIPGLEMTVVQADGNNVQPVTVDEFRIAVAETYDVIVQPKEDKAYGIMAESMGRSGYAFASLAPREGMRAEMPALRTDSPLLTMADMGMNMNMNMDHANMPGMTPNMPTKLGMAETNTTPDMKNMKGMNSTGKMGDMGNMGDMAQMKKMGDMGSMMNMPAQDNMANMDHGNMPGMGNMDPAAMNMGTDASSDPFYAPGSGLTPKAANGGKFLSYADLKAQKPRYPGRPAMREITLRLTGNMERYVWSINGVKYEDAEPIRLKYGERVRFTYVNETMMAHPMHLHGLWSILDNGNGKWNPVKHTINVNPGTTVSFETEVDAPGQWAFHCHLSYHMASGMFRKVIVEGGPQSAQATGTEGS; encoded by the coding sequence ATGAAGTTTAAAAATGCCTGGGGCATGCTTGTTGCTGCCCTTGCCGTTGCTGTGCTGTCTTTGCCGGCAATGGCCAAACCCTATGACCTAAGCGTTGATTATGTCGATATCGATACCGGCAAAATGAAAACAACGGGCATTGGTTATAACGGGTCATCGCCCGGACCAACCTTGCGTTTTCGCGAAGGCGAAGAAGCCGAAATCAGGGTGACCAACAACCTTGATGAAACAACATCCATCCACTGGCATGGCCTGATCCTGCCCTATCAGATGGATGGTGTACCGGGCATCAGCTTTCCCGGGATCGAACCGGGCCAAAGCTTTACCTACCGTTTTCCGGTTCAGCAAAACGGCACTTACTGGTTTCACAGCCATTCCGGTTTTCAGGAACCCGATGGCGCCTATGGTTCCATCATCATTGAACCCAAAACCCGCGACCCGTTTCGCTATGATCGCGAATATGTCGTGGTCCTGAAGGACAAACATCCCCATTCCGGGGCACGCATCATGCGCAATCTGAAAATGATGCCCGATTATTACAATCGCCAGCAGCGCACCCTGGGCACATTCATTGATGATGCTGCTCGCGACGGCCTGTCCGCCACGCTGTTTAACCGCAAGGCCTGGGGCAGCATGCGCATGATGCCAACCGATATCGAGGATATCCAGGGCTTTACCGGCCTGATTAATGGTAAATCACCCGAACAGAACTGGACCGGCATTTTCAAACCGGAAGAACGTGTGCGCCTGCGATTCATCAATGCATCGGCGATGACCTATTTTGATGTCCGCATTCCCGGCCTTGAAATGACGGTGGTGCAGGCCGACGGCAACAATGTGCAACCCGTTACCGTCGATGAATTTCGCATCGCCGTTGCGGAAACCTATGACGTGATCGTACAGCCCAAAGAAGATAAGGCCTATGGGATCATGGCCGAATCCATGGGGCGGTCAGGTTATGCCTTTGCCTCGCTTGCCCCGCGCGAAGGCATGCGCGCCGAAATGCCCGCCCTGCGCACCGACAGCCCGCTGCTGACCATGGCCGACATGGGCATGAACATGAATATGAACATGGACCACGCCAACATGCCGGGCATGACACCGAATATGCCAACAAAACTGGGCATGGCCGAAACAAACACCACGCCGGACATGAAGAACATGAAGGGCATGAATAGCACCGGAAAAATGGGTGATATGGGCAACATGGGTGACATGGCCCAAATGAAGAAAATGGGCGATATGGGCAGCATGATGAACATGCCTGCGCAAGACAATATGGCCAACATGGATCATGGCAATATGCCGGGCATGGGCAACATGGACCCAGCAGCCATGAATATGGGCACCGATGCCAGCAGCGACCCGTTTTATGCCCCGGGCAGCGGCCTTACCCCCAAAGCAGCCAATGGCGGCAAATTCCTGTCCTATGCCGATTTGAAAGCCCAGAAACCCCGTTACCCGGGACGCCCGGCGATGCGGGAAATCACATTGCGCCTGACGGGCAACATGGAACGCTATGTCTGGTCGATCAACGGCGTGAAATACGAGGATGCCGAACCGATCCGCCTGAAATACGGCGAACGGGTCCGCTTCACCTATGTCAACGAAACCATGATGGCCCATCCCATGCATCTGCATGGCCTGTGGTCGATACTTGATAACGGCAACGGCAAATGGAACCCGGTTAAACACACCATCAATGTTAATCCGGGCACGACCGTTTCATTTGAAACCGAAGTCGACGCACCCGGCCAATGGGCGTTCCACTGCCATCTCAGCTATCACATGGCATCGGGGATGTTCCGCAAAGTCATTGTCGAAGGCGGCCCACAATCGGCCCAGGCAACCGGTACGGAAGGGAGCTGA
- a CDS encoding cupredoxin domain-containing protein, which produces MPAFKSSIAKALSLAVISGGIAMISPVAAYADAGHKNGAHAANIGKPGTRAEAKKTVEIIMRDNFFEPEKVVVKGGETVRFVIRNEGDFVHEFNLGTVAMHAAHQKEMELMVEHGVLEADRINMQAMKMNMGNGMSMKHDDPNSALIEPGKTAEIIWTFPASADLEFACNVPGHYESGMMGQVKFQ; this is translated from the coding sequence ATGCCCGCTTTTAAATCATCCATTGCCAAAGCCCTGTCCCTTGCCGTGATTTCCGGGGGGATAGCCATGATATCGCCCGTCGCGGCCTATGCCGATGCCGGCCACAAAAATGGCGCACACGCTGCCAATATCGGCAAACCCGGCACCCGTGCTGAAGCGAAAAAAACAGTCGAAATCATTATGCGGGACAACTTTTTCGAGCCTGAAAAGGTTGTTGTAAAGGGCGGTGAAACGGTCCGGTTTGTTATCCGCAACGAAGGTGATTTCGTTCACGAATTTAACCTCGGCACCGTGGCTATGCATGCCGCCCATCAGAAAGAAATGGAATTGATGGTCGAACACGGGGTGCTGGAGGCCGACAGGATCAACATGCAGGCCATGAAAATGAATATGGGCAATGGCATGTCGATGAAACATGACGATCCCAACAGCGCGCTGATCGAACCGGGCAAAACTGCCGAAATCATCTGGACATTTCCGGCCAGTGCCGACCTTGAATTTGCCTGCAACGTCCCCGGCCATTACGAGTCCGGCATGATGGGCCAGGTCAAGTTTCAGTAA